One genomic segment of Papaver somniferum cultivar HN1 unplaced genomic scaffold, ASM357369v1 unplaced-scaffold_6, whole genome shotgun sequence includes these proteins:
- the LOC113343460 gene encoding kinesin-like protein KIN-5B has product MMQFTPDATKKVGVGVTPSPSPFLTPRPERRRRDSRVQDPNINRQDREVNVQVLVRCRPLSDEEQRLNIPKVISCNEQKREVNILQSIANKQVDRAFAFDKVFGPKAQQRSIYDHAISPIVNEVLEGFNCTVFAYGQTGTGKTYTMEGGIKTKGGELSAEAGVIPRAVKQIFDTLEAQKADYSMKVTFLELYNEEITDLLAPEDTSPRSSDDRQKKPISLMEDGKGGVIVRGLEEEVVYSANEIYSLLERGSAKRRTVDTLLNKHSSRSHSIFSITIHVKESTMEEEELIKCGKLNLVDLAGSENISRSGAREARAREAGEINKSLLTLGRCINALVEHSGHIPYRDSKLTRLLRDSLGGKTKTCIIATISPTVQCLDETLSTLDYAYRAKNIKNKPEVNQKVSKAVLLKDLYLEIEKIKQDVKAAREKNGVYVPHERFIQEEAEKKAMIEKIEQLEIDLDLKGKQADKFLELYITEQEEKLDVESELKQCRINLENTNKAFQELQVNHKMVVSTLKEKDFIISNLLLSENSIIERAKELQANLQNASEDITDLFTEIDRKNHMESKNHGLVQSFGSQLDHSLKSLHKTILASVSQQHQQLSSMEEHMCSFLASKCDASNVLESRIEKIKDSYTSGILAMKELAQTLQKKASSDLKQIESKVLDQTMAVENFLTAAVSESEEVIHDIHNCLDEQKQHLVLSARQHEEGLQRSLVSAQVISRATIDFFDDLNQRTSKLVTILDETQAEKSHQLAAFEKAFQEESAKEEKLALEKIAGIIGTLTSKKTAIVSLALKNFDEESIEVSKRLQNEMFEVQDVSGNAKNNWDQYSETLRKNFTEDTFAAAESKAAMENILEECSKRVGCCEQQWNDAQLCITNLNKDSLTDIESTVEEKINSNQTAFKEFDSLSSTMSAEFIAAATDVAAAVRNSLLMDHEVKKEINSVVKLSMDQLDSIKDNHRENVSNIRNRADQCLTKDYLVDSSTCEETPKKRTLTVPTLDSIEELRTPSQENLVEKCRSLNISSKGTTAKSEAKSAALQQQFQLSPNRTPFAAVN; this is encoded by the exons ATGATGCAATTTACTCCAGATGCTACTAAGAAAGTAGGAGTAGGAGTGACACCATCTCCTTCTCCGTTTCTCACACCTCGCCCAGAAAGACGAAGAAGAGATAGTAGAGTTCAGGATCCAAACATAAATCGACAAGATCGGGAAGTTAATGTGCAAGTTCTTGTCCGTTGCAG GCCGTTGAGCGATGAGGAACAAAGATTGAACATTCCGAAGGTTATATCATGTAATGAACAGAAGAGAGAAGTTAATATTTTGCAAAGTATAGCTAATAAGCAAGTAGACAGAGCTTTCGCCTTTGATAAG GTGTTTGGACCTAAAGCACAACAAAGATCAATTTATGATCATGCTATATCCCCAATTGTGAATGAAGTTCTGGAGGGGTTTAATTGCACTGTGTTTGCTTATGGGCAAACAGGCACTGGTAAAACTTATACAATGGAAGGCGGTATTAAAACGAAG GGAGGAGAGCTTTCTGCTGAAGCTGGTGTTATTCCAAGAGCAGTAAAACAGATATTTGATACATTGGAAGCACAAAAAGCTGATTATAGTATGAAAGTTACCTTTTTGGAGCTGTATAATGAAGAAATAACTGATCTGCTAGCTCCTGAAGACACTTCCCCTAGATCTTCAGATGATAGACAGAAGAAACCAATTTCATTGATGGAAGATGGCAAAGGTGGTGTGATTGTAAGAGGTCTTGAAGAAGAGGTTGTATATAGTGCAAATGAAATTTATAGCCTTTTGGAACGTGGGTCAGCCAAACGACGTACTGTAGATACCTTGTTAAACAAACACAGCAG TCGTTCCCATTCTATCTTTTCTATTACTATCCATGTTAAAGAATctacaatggaagaagaggagCTTATAAAATGTGGAAAACTTAACCTTGTGGACTTGGCAGGATCAGAAAATATAAGCCGGTCAGGTGCAAGAGAG GCTCGAGCAAGGGAAGCAGGGGAGATAAACAAGAGTTTGCTCACACTTGGGCGTTGCATAAATGCACTTGTCGAACATTCTGGACATATACCTTACAG GGATAGTAAGTTGACCAGATTGTTAAGAGACTCGTTGGGTGGAAAAACTAAAACTTGCATCATCGCAACAATTTCTCCAACTGTCCAGTGCTTGGATGAAACTTTGAGCACACTCGATTATGCATACCGAGCGAAAAACATAAAAAACAAACCAGAG GTGAACCAAAAAGTTTCTAAAGCTGTACTTCTCAAGGACTTGTATTTGGAGATCGAAAAAATAAAACAAG ATGTGAAAGCGGCAAGGGAAAAGAATGGTGTTTATGTTCCACATGAAAGATTTATCCAGGAAGAGGCTGAGAAAAAG GCCATGATCGAGAAGATAGAACAATTGGAGATTGATCTGGACCTCAAGGGAAAA CAAGCTGACAAATTTCTAGAGCTCTACATTACTGAGCAAGAAGAGAAGCTAGATGTGGAAAGTGAACTCAAGCAATGCAGG ATAAATCTCGAAAATACTAATAAAGCCTTTCAAGAACTTCAAGTGAACCATAAGATGGTAGTCTCAACATTGAAGGAGAAAGATTTCATCATCTCAAATCTTCTCCTCTCTG AAAACTCAATAATAGAGCGGGCAAAGGAGTTGCAAGCCAACTTACAAAATGCATCAGAAGACATAACCGATCTCTTTACTGAAATAG ATCGGAAAAACCATATGGAAAGTAAAAATCATGGATTAGTTCAGAGTTTTGGCTCACAACTTGACCACAGTTTGAAAAGTTTACACAAGACAATCTTGGCGTCTGTTTCACAACAGCATCAACAGCTAAGCAGTATGGAAGAACATATGTGTTCTTTCCTTGCAAGTAAATGCGAT GCTAGCAATGTGTTGGAATCAAGaatcgaaaaaataaaggactcTTACACTTCAGGAATCCTAGCCATGAAGGAGCTTGCTCAAACACTACAAAAGAAAGCTTCCTCGGACTTGAAGCAGATTGAGTCTAAAGTTTTAGACCAAACAATGGCTGTAGAAAAT TTTCTCACTGCTGCTGTTTCGGAGTCTGAGGAGGTTATTCATGATATCCATAACTGTCTCGATGAACAAAAACAACACTTGGTTCTCTCTGCTCGGCAACATGAGGAG GGGCTGCAGAGGAGTCTGGTATCAGCGCAAGTGATTTCTAGGGCAACAATTGATTTCTTTGATGACCTTAATCAGCGTACTTCTAAGCTTGTGACAATTCTTGATGAAACTCAagcagaaaaatcacaccaattgGCAGCTTTTGAGAAGGCATTCCAG GAAGAGTCTGCCAAAGAGGAGAAACTTGCTCTTGAGAAGATTGCTGGAATAATAGGGACTTTGACGTCTAAAAAAACAGCTATC GTCTCCTTGGCCCTCAAGAACTTTGATGAAGAAAGTATTGAAGTGAGCAAGAGGTTGCAAAATGAGATGTTTGAAGTTCAGGATGTTTCCGGAAATGCAAAAAACAACTGGGACCAATATAGTGAAACATTAAGAaagaattttacagaagatacatTTGCAGCAGCTGAGAGCAAAGCCGCTATGGAAAATATTCTTGAAGAATG CTCAAAGAGAGTGGGTTGCTGTGAGCAGCAATGGAATGATGCTCAACTTTGCATAACAAATCTCAATAAGGATAGCCTCACTGATATTGAATCGACTGTAGA GGAAAAGATTAACTCCAATCAGACTGCTTTCAAAGAATTTGATTCCTTGTCCTCAACCATGAGTGCGGAATTTATTGCTGCAGCAACGGATGTGGCTGCAGCTGTTAGAA ATTCTCTCCTAATGGACCATGAAGTAAAGAAAGAGATCAATTCCGTGGTTAAACTGTCCATGGATCAGCTTGACTCAATTAAAGATAACCATCGAGAAAATGTATCCAACATCAGGAACAGAGCAGATCAATGTCTCACAAAAGACTACCTG GTCGACAGCAGTACATGTGAGGAAACACCTAAGAAGCGAACATTAACAGTTCCAACCTTAGATTCCATTGAAGAGTTAAGAACACCATCACAAGAAAATTTAGTGGAGAAATGTAGATCTTTGAACATATCATCAAAAGGAACTACTGCAAAATCCGAAGCCAAAAGCGCAGCACTGCAGCAACAGTTTCAGTTATCACCTAATAGAACTCCATTTGCAGCTGTAAATTAG